The region AGGTTCTCGAGGTGCGCGGCCGTGAAGTTGCTGACCCCGATCGAGCGGGCCCGGCCGTCGCGCTTCAGCGTCTCGAGCGCGCGCCAGGTCTCGAGGTATTTGTTCTGCTTCGGCGCTGGCCAGTGGATCAGGTAGAGGTCGACGTAGTCCATGCCGAGCAGCTCGAGGCTCGCGTCGAAGGCGCGCAGGGTCTCGTCGTAGCCGTGGTCGTCGTTCCACACCTTGGTCGTGACGAAGAGCTCGTCGCGCGGGATTCCCGAAGCCCGCACACCCGCGCCCACGCCGGCCTCGTTGAAGTACAGCTTGGCGGTGTCGACGTGACGGTAGCCGGCATCGATGGCGCCCTCGACGATTCGGGCGGCCGTGTCATCCTCGACCTTGTACACCCCCAGTCCCAGCTGCGGGATCCGACGCCCGTCGGCGAGCGTGATCAACGGTGAGAACGGGGGAGTCGTCATGGTTCCAGTATTGCGGGTGTTTATCCGCGACGGCATGGCGGTACATTGTTGCCACCACCTGCAGACGGGA is a window of Conyzicola nivalis DNA encoding:
- a CDS encoding aldo/keto reductase, yielding MTTPPFSPLITLADGRRIPQLGLGVYKVEDDTAARIVEGAIDAGYRHVDTAKLYFNEAGVGAGVRASGIPRDELFVTTKVWNDDHGYDETLRAFDASLELLGMDYVDLYLIHWPAPKQNKYLETWRALETLKRDGRARSIGVSNFTAAHLENLIAHSVETPVINQVEIQPWLQQRELRDFDAGHGIVTESWSPLARGRVLGEPTLEAIGEKHGRSSAQVVLRWHVQQGLVVIPKSNSIERIRENSRVFDFELDETDLAAIAALETGERTGSNPDDVG